Below is a window of Chiloscyllium punctatum isolate Juve2018m chromosome 52, sChiPun1.3, whole genome shotgun sequence DNA.
CTCACACATTCTCATTGCAGGGATAGATTGACAATTACACAAACCTATTCGGCGAGCAGAAACTGACAGCCACAGATTGGTAAATATCTCTATGTATTCACACGGCAGAGTCTGAAAGATACAGATTGACAATTACACTCACTTTGACAAGGAGGAAAttaagatcagcaaggtggcctttgtgtggagcagcagaaaatgagggagatactaaataagtattttgcatcagcatttattgtggaaaaggatatggaagatatagaatgtagggaagtagatggtgacatcttgcaaaatgttcagattacagaggaggaagtgctgggtgtcttgaaatgtgtaagggtggataaatccccaggacctgatcaggtgtacctgagaactctgtgggaagctagagaagtgattgctgagcctcttgctgagatatttgtatcatcgagtgtcacagttgaggtgccggaagactggaggttggcaaacgtggtgccactgtttaagacaggtggtaaggacaagccagggaattatacaccagtgagcctgacctctgtggtgggcaagttgttggagcgaatcctgagggacaggatgtacatgtatttggaaaggcaaggactgattcaggatagacaacatggcttcgtgcatgggaaatcatgtctcaccaaaTTGATTGAGGCTTTTGAGCAAgtaccaaagaggattgatgagggcagagcagtagatattatctgtatggacttcagtaaggtgttcgacaaggttccccatgggagaatgatgagcaaggttagatctcatggaatatagagagaactagccatttggatgcagaacttgctcgaaggtagaagacagagggtggtggtggagggttgtttttccgactggaggcctgtgaccagtggagtgccacaaggatcggtgctgggtactctacgttttgtcatttacataaatgatttggatgcgagcgtaagaggtacagttagtaagtttggagatgataccaaattggaggtggagtggacaccgaagagggttacctcagattacaacaggatcttgaccagatgggccaatgagctgagaagtggcagatggagttgaattcagataaatgcgaggtgctgaattttggaaaagcaaatcttagcaggacttattcgcttaatggtaaggtccaagggagtgttgctgaacaaagtgactttGGAGTGTAGCTTcctcgctccttgaaagtggagtcacagatagataggatagtgaaggtgtttggtgtactttcctttattggtcagtgtattgagtacaggagttgtgaggtcatgttgcggctgtacaggacattggttaggccactgttggaatattgcgtgcagttctggtctccttcctgttgaaaagatgttgtgaaacttgaaagggttcagaaaagatttacaaggatgttgccagggttggaggatttgagctatagggagaggctgaacaggctggtctgttttccctggagtatcggaggatgaggggtaaccttacagaggttcctaatgaaaggcttttggctgaaatgtcaattttgctgctccttggatgtttcctgaactgctgtgctcttccagcaccactaattcaacatctggtttccagcatctgcaatcattgtttttaccaatatataaaagagacccaagggacatctttttcatgcacagggtggcacgtgtacggaatgagctgccagaggaagtggcggaggctggtacaattgcaacattcaagaggcatttggatgggtatatgaataggaagggtttggagggatatgggccgggtgctggcaggtgggacttgattgggttgggatatctggtcggcatggacaggttggaccgaagggtctgtttccatgctgtacacctctatgactctaggtaCGGAATAATAACTGTACTCCCACATTCACAGAGCTGAACTGGATACAGTTTTATTAATACATCCATATTCACAGAACATAATCTGATGTGTACTGATCAATTACTGTATTTGCATACTGACAGGGTCAGATTCAAACTTGCACTCTCATATTGACATATTAGTGTTACGACGCAGTGGTaaatccctctgctaattaaaccaaacacacagaaaagctcacctcgcctaataatctgttaaaatgagggacagagaacgacccaaattccactatttaacaaGAGCATCAATTATATTCTTTAACAttgaaagtgaacattaaacaacaactatttacaactctaagcctcctttccCTTGAAGATTtgttatctacctcccactctttAAAAATATGCTGATTCAATTAAATTTACAgcaacttaattttcaaaaccagacagtggctgtcATCCCCAGTGTCGATCTTCCTCTGCAGATCTCCCAGGGTCATCTTCGGTCTTCGGctacaaagatgtttcatatgaaaatggTACCTTTGATCAAGAGTGTTTGTGAATAACAGTCTTTCAATGAACGTTCATTCTTTTTTTGGCCAATTGTCCAAAATGCCTGATTTTTTTTGTTAATACCCCAAAcatcggatcatctcattggtttgataatgtcaaaacagtaaaatacaaattcaattggattttagtagcttgaggcataatttaaatggattggTTAAATGTGAAATACGAACTAAGGTGTCTATgtaacagccaaatgttacaccTTTCAATTTTCCATCACACTCGGtgactgctagtcagtcacaagacaggtgcttgccagcttttagctttcactctctcttaaaggtacagtacttaCCTTCAACCTCATAACAATAGAAACAGATTGATCATGATGCTCAGGTGTCAAATAGCAAAATCTGATAGCAGCGTTTGGTATTTGCATTCCGATATTGATATAGCTAAAACTAACAGAGATCAATATGTACATTCATATAGAAGAAACTGAAGGGTCCAAATTGATGCGTGCATGTTTATAGTCAGGCAGCTGGAACTGATAGTTATAGATAGATAAGTAAACTCTCATATCCAGAAATGCACTTGCATCAGGTCGTCCCATTTGTGGCACTGTAGAGGTATTGGTTAGGATCTGGGTCTCGGTGAATTGGTATAGATTTTGTTTTTTTGTTACAATGACCAGACAAAGAGCAGCTGAGGCCAAGAATAGAATCAGTGGTTCTGTTGGAATTACTGGCTTGAAAGAAAAACAGCCTAATGATTATTAAATAAATATGACATTGAAAGGTTTGATACTGTCAAACTCACATAATGTTGAGTTATAGGTGATGTCTCCTCTCTTTTCCTTCAGATAAACACTTGAAGCACCAAGAGAATGTAATATTATCTTGGTATGAAGCCAAGTGTGATCAGTTCCTTCTGTCAAACAGCAGGTAAGTTACCATTCTCCGACTGAAGAGCAGCCTTTCTGTAGTCATAGAGCAGTTTGAATTGAGCTCAATTTCCAAAGAGGAATTTTCGAACCAGGAATCAAATATTACCAACCGATTACAATTTATTTTTTATCTCTCTCCATTCTCAATGCACATCACCCCAATTCCAATAAATTTTAACATTCAcagccatagagtcacagagatgaacaacacagaaacagaccctttggtctaaatTATGtctgccaaccaaatatcctagtctcatttgccagcacttggcccatatccctcttaaacccatcctatttgtatacccatccagatgtcttttaaattttgtaattaacccagcctccaccacttcctctggcagctcattccatacacacaccaccttacACGTGAAGAGTTTGCCCCTAaggccccttttaaatttttccactttcccctttcaccttacacctatgccctctagttttggacttgcccaccccagggaaaagacattgtctattaatcctatccatatccctcatggttttatacacCACTATAAGTTCACCctgcagcctccaatgctcctgggaaaacagcctctttattcagcctctccccatatcTCAAATATCTGGCaagatctttgtaaatcttttctgaaccctttcaagtttcaaagttTCACAGTACCACAGTTTAGGAGAGAGATcataattgcacacagtattccaaaaatggcctaaccaattacctgtacagttgcaacatgacctctcaacttctacactcaatgctctgactaataaaggaaagcattccaaatgtttcttcactatcctatctacctgtgactctgcttTCATGGAACTATCAACTTGTATTCCAAGGTTTAtttcttcagcaacattccccacaaccttaccatgaagtatataagacttcctctgatttgcttttcctaaatgcagcacctcacattgatctgaattaaactctatctgccaatcttcatcccattggtccatctgatccagatcctgttttaCTCGGAAGTGACCttcactgaccactacacctccaattttggtgcattctgcaaacctactaactatacctcctgtgttcacatccaaatcatttacataaatgatgaaaagctgtggacccagcactgatccttgtaacacaccactggtcacatgtctccgatctgaaaaacaaccctccaccaccatcctctttcTTCTactctttgagccagttctgtttccaaatggctagttcttcctgtattccttatgatctaaccttgctaaccagtctaccatgaggaactttgtcaaacgctttactgaagccCATAAAGATCAAGTCTACcagtctgccctcatcaatcctctttgttactccttcaataaattcaatcaagttagtgagacatgatttgccaCATACACAACCATGTTGCCTGTCccaaatcagtctttgcctttccaaatacatataaattctgtccctcagaattgcctgcaacagtttgcccactaccaatgtcaggctcatcagcctatagttccctggcttgtccttgccacctttcttaaatcgtggaaccatgttagccaacctccagtcttccagcaccccacctgtggctatcgatgatacaaatatctcagcaaagggcccagcaatcacttccctagcttcccacagagttctcggatgcAACtgctcaggtcctggggagttaccACGTttgcgttttaagacatccaacaccaccaccacagtaatatggacatttctcaagatgtcaccatccatttccccatATTCTGTATTCTCCATGTGCTTCTccgcagtaaacactgatgcaagatAGTCATTTcttatctctcccatctcctgcagttccacacataggctgccttgcaaATCTTGAGGGGCCTCATTTTcaccctagttatccttttgtccttcatgtatttctAGAATtccttaggattctccttaaccctatttgctaaagatatctcgtGACTCCTTTTTGccttcttgatttccctcttaaggaaATGccaactgcctttatacttttctaaggattcactctatctttgctgtctatacctgacatatgctccgttcattttcttgaccaaaacttcaacttctctcatcatccagcattgcCTACACCTACTAggctttcctttcaccctctctggattctcgttctcatttttgaaagcttcttattttccagccatccctttacctgcgaatatccgCCCCCAATGaacatttgaaagttcttgcctaatactctCAAGCCCATTGACATTGACACCTTTTTCCAAGAGCGTTACTCTGCATTGTTGTCTGAAATACACACTCAGGAATGACATTGAATCTACAGTTAAtatgacatttttaaaattaaaagcaaGATGGGGAAAAAAGTCAGGCTGTAacataatttcaaaaaccacACATAACATCCATGTTAAATGTAGACATACGAGGAAACTAAACAAAAGTCACCAATTTACAGGATGAAACACAGTTATTGAATTTATTAGAGATTGGGCAGGACAGAATTAATCCTGTGAACAGCTGTCACATTAAAAAAATGAATTCCAAACACACATTCTGTGCCAAAGCCTGACAAATAAAACTGCAAATGACAGAAACCAGAAACAAAGTaataattgctggaaaaacccagcacatctggcaacatctgttgagagaaagcagagttaaagcttTGTGACCAGTGATTGTTGTTCagaactgagtttctccaggaatttctgtCTTTGCTCCTGACAAATGGACAATAATTACTACAGGcactctcacatagacacacaacaCAGAGCAACTGACTAATTCAGAATTTGATTGAAATGCTAACATCATAACGACTAACGGTTATGGATTTCCATATACACTGCCGGCAACAGAAAAAGATTACAATCAAAATGAATATCACTTATGAATTCATTGTGGTCTGCAGGAGTCAGAAACATCCAGCTAACAATTCTACTCCCATTCAGATAGAATTCCATTTCCATAAATGTATCATTGTGACAGAGGAGCTGCCATCCCTACCTTTATCACAACATCATTCTCCATTTTTCCAAATTGCAGGAACAGATTTTCTTTTTAACTCTACCTGCATCAAAAAGACATCCCATGCCTTTGCTTCAAATGAAATTACATTTTTGACATCTAATCCTGTGTTTCACTTGACCCTCCTTCTGAAGTCTGATGTAAAACGCAAGAAAACTTGGTGCCATTTTCTCAAATACTCAATGTGATTACAATCCTATTTTGAAACAGTGGAGTAGGAAAGATTTAGTGAGATAAGGCAGATAGGTAAAGCTGCTCAATTTTCTTTTTGCGACAGGAGTTCCAGAGTTTCATTCTTCAATAAATTTACTTTGACTGTTCCAATTTCCTCCACTGCACGAGAGAAAATCAGAGTCCTTCTGCCTTCCTCCTCCCCCGATAGAGCCATACAAGTGTCCCAATGATGGTGAGCACCATCACAATACAGAGTAGGGTAATGCACACCTACCTTTACTTCAGCACTGTTCAAATAGTTATATCACAGTGCACTGAGAGCACTTACTAGTTACGATCCTGATTAGGAGggacaatgagctgaggagtggcagatggagtttagtttagaaacatgtgagattttacattttgTTAACGCAAAAACCAGGGCaaaacttatacacttagtggtggGGCCTTggcaagtgttgctgaacaaagagacctcgttgtggggggggaggtgggggggtgggcagctgcatatttccttgaaagtagagtcacaggtagacaaggcggtgaaggaggcatttggcatgcttgccttcattggtcagaacattgagtgtaggagttgggatgtcatgtggtggatgtacaggacattggtgaggccacttttggagtttGTACAATTCTCATCaacctgctacaggaaggatgttgttaaacttaagatggtgcagaaaagatttacaagggtgttatAGAGATATAGGGTCGTACAGTAGAGAATCAGGGTCTTCAGCCCACCAtatccaacaaacaccaaactgcaATCTACCTGCACTTAGCCCATCGCTTACTATACCCTGGCTTTTTAAAGGCATATCCAGATGCTgcttaaatgttgtgagagtactccaccaccctctcaggcagcatgttccaaacTTTGCCCACTCTCTAGATCAAAATATTTTTCTCTGGTATCTTCTAAACTGCACTCTCCGCACCTTCAAATTGTAACCTTTGGTCTTAGACACATCTGCCATGGGGAGAAAGATTCTCACGATGTTGTCTGTCTGCATCTCCCCAATAATTTGGCATACTTCAGTCAGAtcctccctccacctcctctgcTCCAACGAAACCAAACCtggcctatccagtctctcctcacgATGGAGACTTTCCAacccactgcaccctctccagtacaatcacaccttctgatagtgtggtaaccaaaactgcacacttcAATATTCTATCTGTGGCCGAGCCAATATTTTCTAAATTTGTTAGAGAACTTCCTTGCTGTTATATTGTACAGCTCGGCTCATTCTGTATGCCTTCTTCAGCAGCCTGTCtgcctgtgctgacaccttctgGAATCTATAGACTTGTACACCATGGTCCCCTTCTTTCTTAGTATTCCCTAGGGACCAGCCCTTCATTGTGTAATTCTTTCCTgtattagacctcccaaaatgcattacctcatacTTACCAGGATTAAATTCTGTCTGCCATTGCCCTGCCCAATGTCCTCatactgtagcctgagaccatcccccttaCTGTCAATCACACCCCTAATTTTCATATCattgaacaaagaacagtacagcacaggaaataAACCAATACCCTCCAAACCTGCACTGAAACATTTTGCGCTTCCACATGAAAATCTCATCTACAGACTGACTAATCATATgttctacattcacatccaagttattaatttacataacaaacagcaaggatcccagcactgatccccttGGCTGTATCTGGCCAGAATAGAGTGGCCCATGTCTGTTACCTCAAACTGGTGTGTAAGTGGAAAGTAGAATTAAACAGCAGGATGTGAAACAGAACGGCAGGCAGAAACTAAGCTAAACAGCCTACTTACACTCAGTGGGGCGTAATGATACCATTGAACAAGGCACTGCAAGGACAGTAAAAATGACAAGTAGACCCAATAAATGAGTAACTCCAGCCACATTAAATGAAAGGGTAATTGTCCCAGTTAATGAACAGATATCAGTTGCTAGTTACAGCCCATTAATGCCCTAAAACAGCCGAGGATGCCACAGCTAAAGTTATCTTAGAGTACTCAGTTTCTTGAAATATGTTAGAATATTAAGACAAAGATTCTCACAAAGAGTAGATTTCAACATAAAAAATAGGTGCATAATACCAAAGCATAAAGGGGAAAAGAAGCATTTTAAACCTGAAAGTGAAGGTTGGTTAGTTTTAGGTAACGCCTTCTTTTACACCCAGAACAAAATAGATTGCTCACAGCCCATTAATCACTAAGTGCTAACAGTTGGGGCAAATACATTACTTTACACTTTGTAACTAAGTTTTTATAACAGAAATTAAAATTACAAGTTGATAGTAATTAAGTCAAAACAGACTGTCCTTTGTTTTTTTCTTCATATATAATTAGGACAGTTGGGGATCGAAGAAGCGCAATTGAATTTGATAAAATGGAATACAGTGAATAACAGCATTCAAGCTGTCCCAAGAGATGAGCTCGCCTCAGAGAAACCCGAAGGTGTTCAGTAAATAACTTTGGAATGTGAATGAATAGGATACATAGAAAGATCGCAAGGTCTAGAATCTAGAGATTTACCTCCATTtatccccatttatctctccaccctggaggcttcctgcctctattcctgatgaagggcttttgcccaaaacgtcgattttcctgctcctcagatgctgcctgacctgctgtgcttttccagcaccactctaacctaaactctggtttccagcaactgcagtcctcacttttgcatagTGTCCGCTAAATACTGAGAGGTCAGGGAATCCTGGGGTTGTCCATAGAAATACCAGTCATTGATTAAGTGTCTCATAGAATAGAGTATGCAAAGTAAGGGGAGGAACATGACAATTACATACAATGTGATTACTAACAGGAAGTTTCTCAAAAAGTACTGCTTTTTATTGTAAAATCAGTGTGTCATGGACCTCTCTTCTTAGGCCAGTCTCAGGGGAAGATCATTTGGCCCTCTCCCTGCACTAAGTAGTTTCTGCTTGAATAAATACCAACCACTTGCCTGAATCCTGCCTGTCTAGTCTTTCATCCCCGACCGTGGGTTATGTTCCTACAAAGGCCATacagaagtccatgtataccacgtcaactgcacTACTCTCATCAGGATGTTTTGTTGCTAGGACTGGAGGttctgagttagagggagaggctgaacaagctgttGCTTTGTTCTCTAGACTGTCAGAGAATGAGGTGTGACTTTTGTCTTGGttgagaaaatcatgaggggcatgatatggtgaatagccacaGTCTTTTTCTGAATGTGGGTGAGTGCAAaaatagagggcacaggtttgaaTTGTggaaaaaaagattttaaaagggccTGTGGGGCTACTCTATCACATAGAGGGtgatgcttgtatggaatgagctaccagaggaagtgaggtggtgggtacaattacaacctttTATAGGCAGCTGGATGtatacaggaataggaacagtttagaggggtatgcgccaaatgctggcaaatgtgactagccatgatatggaggtgccagtgttggactggggtggacaaagttaagaacCACAAAACACCAGTTTCTTgtgcagcaggtttatttggaagcacgagctttcagtgcactgttccttcatcactcTAAAAGCTGGTGCTTCTACATAAACCTATTGTACGAcaacctggtgttgagattttCAACTTAAATGGGATGAAgtcagattaggatctctggacAGTACTAACAGCTTgcaccaaaggatctgtttccatgctgtataactatgACTCTCTGAAGGCCGGACCTTGATATCACTACTCCCAGTTAGACATTGCACTATCAGAGTTGCAATGGTCAATTGCCTTTACAACCTCGACTCTGTCACAGAACAGATCTGTGCTGTTTTTCAATGTGTTGGGGTTTCACTTGCCTGTGAATTCTACACGTGCGAACAGTCAAAGAAAATGAGGTCTTTCCCATTCACTTCACGAAACATGAACTGAAAACTCTCCCTTTTGCTAACTGGCTGTCCACTTAAGACCAAGCATTTAAACTGGTCAGTTACACAATACAGGAAGATTGAAGCAGGATCAATTGAGTATGAGCATCCTTCCTGTATCATAACAACTGTTTCTTTCAAAAATCTTTTCTATACATAAAATCAGTGCATGTACACAACAGCCCAAGTAGTCAACATTAAATTTTAGTTTCCAAGTGCCAGATTGAAACAAATATTTCAATTTCATTTGTTTCTACAAGGAGAAAACAGAACACATCTCAAACGAAATGACTGAATACATACTTTGTTTACAAAAGTCCAAAGGGAAACCAAACATTGACGTGAAAAGGTATATGTTTAAACAGCTATCCAGAGATTATTGGACACAGAATGAAAAAAACTCTCATATTGGTTTTGTTAAACACATGTGAACAATAAATTCAAAGTACACATTCAGACCAGAGCCTGACTAATCcagaaaataaacttttttttagattagattacttacagtgtggaaacaggcccttcggcccaacaagtccacaccgccccgccgaagcgcaacccacccatacccctacatctaccccttaccgaaccctacgggcaatttagcatggccaattcacctgacttgcacatctttggagtgtgggaggaaaccggagcacccggaggaaacccacgcagacacggggagaatgtgcaaactccacacagtcagtcgcctgaggtgggaattgaacccaggtctctggctcggtgaggcagtagtgctaaccactgagaaaaATGGCAAACTCAGTGTTAATTGCAGCCCAGAGAGAGGACCAGAAACAGACCTGCGGAGCGAGAAACACGCCCTTCCACTCCCacatcagcgcaacatcgagccAATACCTCAGTCACTTTCTGTGtcacagacaaaaaaaaacaaatctccCTCAGTCAGACTGACAGGAACAGAATCACCATCCTCTTCACATTTCGTTGCAGATTCTGACAGATCCACATTGGATCCCACGTAAACCAATGACAGAGACGGAATGTTTGGGAATGACTCAGTGTAAACGACCCAATCAGGAAACAGGCATTCCTCCATCCTTCATTAGCATTGATGACGTCGTCAGGTTATAAAAAGGGATCTCCGAGCCCGCTTTCCTTTAttctgtgtgtgaaagtgagcggGGCTATGGCTGATGAGAAGAAAGCCCAGCAAGCGTCCAAGAAGGGCGCGAAGAAGATCATCAAGAAGGCGCCAACGAAGGGCGGCAAGAGGAGAAAAAGGACTAGGAAAGAAAGTTACTCCATCTATATCTACAAAGTGATGAAGCAGGTTCACCCCGACACCGGCATCTCCTCCAAGGCCATGAGCATCATGAACTCGTTCGTCAACGATATTTTCGAGCGTATCGCGGGGGAGGCTT
It encodes the following:
- the LOC140470681 gene encoding histone H2B 1/2-like, with translation MTSSGYKKGSPSPLSFILCVKVSGAMADEKKAQQASKKGAKKIIKKAPTKGGKRRKRTRKESYSIYIYKVMKQVHPDTGISSKAMSIMNSFVNDIFERIAGEASRLAHYNKRSTISSREIQTAVRLLLPGELAKHAVSEGTKAVTKYTSSK